The Nesterenkonia xinjiangensis genome contains a region encoding:
- the glgB gene encoding 1,4-alpha-glucan branching protein GlgB — MAHQTDPHRHGPVLGALDEHLISEGTHHRLWDALGAHLMTHEGVDGVHFAVWAPNASRVAVVGDFNHWNAEAHPLRTVGSTGVWETFVPGVAEGAIYKYDLHDREGGHLPQKADPVGFGSEHPPATGSVVRRLDAHDWQDQEWLDRRAEANAVDSPISVYEVHLGSWRRAEGGRPLSYLELATELVDYVVDLGFTHIEVMPVSEHPFDGSWGYQPVGMYAPTIRHGTPREFAAFVDAAHARGIGVIADWVPGHFPTDAHGLARFDGTALYEHLDPRQGFHPDWKTLIYNYGRPEVRGYLVANALYWIDQYHLDGLRVDAVASMLYRDYSREEGEWIPNRDGGRENYEAIDFLRATNVAVYGAHDGVAMTAEESTSFPGVTRRVDFDGLGFGYKWNLGWMNDSLTYFSRDPVHRRYHHDDLTFGLSYAFSENFVLPISHDEVVHGKGSLYGRMPGSHADKLGGLKAFYGYMWGHPGKKLLFMGQEFGQTAEWNHSGELDWGSLHDPGHAGVQAVVRDLNRLYREQPALHRHDADGQGFSWLLVDAAEDQVLAWTRRGDAGDPHVVVVLNLAPVERTGYRIGFPVAGRWREALNTDSSAYGGGDRGHGGAVETEPVPTVQEAQSALLTLPPLSAIYFVEDHS, encoded by the coding sequence ATGGCTCATCAGACGGATCCACACCGCCACGGTCCTGTGCTCGGCGCGCTCGACGAGCACCTCATCTCGGAGGGAACGCATCATCGCCTCTGGGACGCGCTCGGGGCACATCTCATGACCCATGAGGGCGTGGACGGTGTGCACTTCGCGGTGTGGGCCCCGAACGCCTCCCGTGTCGCGGTCGTCGGGGACTTCAACCACTGGAACGCCGAGGCGCATCCGCTGCGGACGGTCGGATCCACAGGGGTGTGGGAGACGTTCGTGCCCGGCGTCGCCGAGGGCGCGATCTACAAGTACGACCTGCACGACCGCGAGGGCGGCCACCTGCCGCAGAAGGCGGACCCGGTCGGCTTCGGCAGTGAGCATCCGCCCGCGACGGGGTCCGTGGTGCGGCGCCTCGACGCCCACGACTGGCAGGACCAGGAATGGCTCGACCGACGAGCCGAGGCCAACGCGGTCGACAGCCCGATCAGCGTCTATGAGGTGCACCTCGGGTCCTGGCGGCGGGCCGAGGGGGGCCGCCCTCTGTCCTATCTGGAACTTGCGACGGAGCTGGTCGACTACGTCGTGGACCTCGGATTCACCCATATCGAGGTGATGCCCGTCAGCGAGCATCCGTTCGACGGGTCCTGGGGCTACCAACCTGTGGGAATGTACGCCCCGACGATCCGCCATGGCACCCCGCGCGAGTTCGCCGCCTTCGTAGATGCTGCACACGCGAGAGGGATCGGCGTCATCGCCGACTGGGTGCCGGGCCATTTCCCCACTGACGCGCACGGTCTCGCCCGATTCGACGGCACGGCGCTCTACGAGCACCTCGATCCGCGCCAGGGCTTCCATCCCGACTGGAAGACCCTCATCTACAACTACGGGCGACCCGAGGTGCGTGGGTACCTCGTCGCGAACGCCCTGTACTGGATCGACCAGTACCACCTCGACGGTCTGCGCGTCGATGCGGTCGCCTCGATGCTCTACCGCGACTACTCGCGCGAGGAGGGGGAGTGGATCCCGAATCGCGACGGAGGCCGGGAGAACTATGAGGCCATCGACTTCCTGCGCGCGACCAACGTCGCGGTCTACGGGGCGCATGACGGCGTCGCGATGACCGCTGAGGAGTCCACCTCGTTCCCTGGGGTCACCCGCCGCGTCGACTTCGACGGACTGGGGTTCGGCTACAAGTGGAACCTCGGCTGGATGAACGACTCGCTGACGTACTTCAGCAGGGACCCGGTCCACCGGCGGTACCACCACGACGACCTCACTTTCGGCCTCTCCTACGCGTTCAGCGAGAACTTCGTGCTGCCGATCAGCCATGACGAGGTCGTCCACGGCAAGGGATCCCTGTACGGGCGCATGCCGGGCTCGCATGCCGACAAGCTCGGCGGCCTCAAGGCGTTCTACGGCTACATGTGGGGACACCCGGGCAAGAAGCTGCTGTTCATGGGCCAGGAGTTCGGCCAGACCGCCGAATGGAACCACTCGGGGGAGCTCGACTGGGGGTCCCTCCACGACCCCGGTCACGCCGGCGTGCAGGCCGTCGTCCGGGATCTCAACCGGCTCTACCGCGAACAGCCCGCCCTGCACCGTCACGACGCAGACGGTCAGGGGTTCTCCTGGCTGCTCGTCGACGCGGCCGAGGACCAGGTCCTCGCCTGGACCCGGCGGGGCGACGCCGGTGATCCACACGTGGTGGTCGTGCTCAACCTCGCCCCTGTCGAACGCACCGGCTATCGCATCGGGTTCCCCGTCGCGGGCCGCTGGCGGGAGGCGCTCAACACCGACTCTTCCGCCTACGGCGGCGGCGATCGGGGTCACGGCGGTGCGGTGGAGACTGAGCCCGTGCCCACCGTGCAGGAGGCGCAGTCCGCCCTGCTCACTCTTCCCCCTCTCTCGGCCATCTATTTCGTGGAGGACCACTCATGA
- a CDS encoding glycogen/starch/alpha-glucan phosphorylase — protein MPTPPELRSALLHHLRYSAGVEPDRASVLDWRVALSHVLRDRATAPWLEAARRTRDEGLKSVNYLSMEFLPGRLLEDAAINLQLRDAVVAAFDDLGVNVADVVDDEPDPALGNGGLGRLAACYLESMSTLGCPAYGYGLRYERGLFRQHFEDGRQIERPDEWLSHGDPFSFTRPETAYEVRFGGELDEVDGREVWRPATRIIAAAHDTPVVGYGGRWVNTLRLWSALPGGDLLDLDRFNAGDFMGAADLETWARTLNRVLYPTDTTDLGRELRLSQEYFLTSASVQDVLRRFLATQDDLRRLPEQAAIQMNDTHPAIAGPELIRLLVDDHGFAFDGAVDLATQVLSYTNHTLLPEALEMWPVDLMRHLLPRHLQIIERLDRRIHEVHGHAADEVHLIEHGHVRMGDLAFATSHRVNGVSALHTDLVSRNLFPHLEALTPGRLINVTNGITPRRWLKLANPALADLVTETIGPGWESDLERLRDLEHHAQDPGFLEAFGSAKHQAKRRLASWLADEHAIELPLGSLIDVQAKRLHEYKRQLLNILWTVSRWQRIKADPEADWMPRVKIFGGKAAPSYAAAKDIIRLINDVGRVINDDPETRDRLRVVYPPNYNVTMAEKLIPAADLSEQISTAGMEASGTGNMKFALNGALTIGTLDGANVEIREQVGAENFFLFGLTAEEVTARREQPDHARTAIEQSQALQDVLQAVAEGTFSPDEPGRYGSLLDHLWTSDWFLVAADFDAYNSSQELVDRTYRDPQRWQRMAVLNMARVGCFSSDRAIGQYMKEIWDLPPAQ, from the coding sequence ATGCCGACACCTCCGGAGCTGCGCTCCGCCCTGCTGCACCATCTGAGGTATTCCGCGGGCGTCGAACCGGACCGTGCGAGTGTGCTCGACTGGCGGGTGGCGCTCTCGCACGTGCTGCGCGACAGGGCGACGGCCCCGTGGCTCGAGGCCGCACGGCGCACCCGGGATGAAGGACTCAAGAGCGTCAACTACCTCTCCATGGAGTTCCTCCCGGGCCGGCTCCTTGAGGATGCCGCCATCAATCTGCAGCTGCGTGATGCCGTGGTCGCCGCGTTCGACGACCTGGGCGTGAACGTCGCCGACGTCGTCGACGACGAACCGGATCCGGCGCTCGGCAACGGGGGCCTGGGACGTCTGGCCGCCTGCTACCTCGAGTCGATGTCCACCCTGGGATGTCCGGCCTATGGCTACGGCCTGCGCTATGAGCGCGGACTCTTCCGGCAGCACTTCGAGGACGGGCGACAGATCGAGCGCCCGGACGAGTGGCTCTCCCACGGTGATCCCTTCAGCTTCACGCGACCCGAAACGGCCTACGAGGTGCGGTTCGGCGGCGAGCTCGACGAAGTCGACGGGCGCGAGGTGTGGCGCCCGGCGACCCGGATCATCGCGGCCGCGCACGACACACCGGTCGTCGGCTACGGGGGCAGGTGGGTCAACACGTTGCGTCTGTGGTCAGCGCTCCCGGGCGGCGACCTGCTCGATCTCGACCGGTTCAACGCCGGCGACTTCATGGGGGCGGCCGACCTCGAGACCTGGGCCCGCACCCTGAACCGGGTGCTCTACCCGACGGACACCACTGATCTGGGCAGGGAGCTGCGTCTCTCCCAGGAGTACTTCCTCACGTCCGCCTCGGTGCAGGACGTGCTGCGGCGGTTCCTCGCCACGCAGGACGACCTGCGTCGCCTGCCGGAGCAGGCGGCCATCCAGATGAACGACACACATCCCGCGATCGCCGGTCCCGAACTGATCCGCCTGCTCGTCGACGACCACGGGTTCGCCTTCGACGGCGCCGTCGACCTCGCCACGCAGGTGCTGAGCTACACGAACCACACACTGCTGCCTGAGGCCCTCGAGATGTGGCCCGTCGACCTGATGCGCCATCTGCTTCCCCGCCACCTGCAGATCATCGAACGGCTGGACCGGAGGATCCATGAGGTCCATGGTCACGCGGCGGACGAGGTGCATCTCATCGAGCACGGTCACGTCAGGATGGGTGACCTCGCGTTCGCGACCAGCCACCGGGTCAACGGCGTCTCGGCGCTGCACACCGACCTGGTGAGCCGGAACCTCTTCCCTCACCTCGAGGCGCTCACGCCGGGTCGCCTCATCAACGTCACCAACGGGATCACACCGCGCCGCTGGCTCAAGCTCGCCAATCCTGCGCTCGCGGACCTCGTCACCGAGACGATCGGCCCGGGCTGGGAGTCCGACCTCGAGCGGCTGCGCGACCTCGAGCACCACGCGCAGGATCCCGGCTTCCTCGAGGCCTTCGGGAGCGCCAAGCACCAGGCGAAGCGGCGCCTGGCGTCGTGGCTCGCCGATGAGCACGCGATAGAGCTTCCGCTGGGCTCGCTCATCGACGTGCAGGCCAAGCGTCTGCACGAATATAAGCGGCAGCTGCTGAACATCCTGTGGACCGTCTCGCGCTGGCAGAGGATCAAGGCGGATCCGGAGGCCGACTGGATGCCTCGGGTCAAGATCTTCGGCGGCAAGGCCGCACCGAGCTACGCGGCCGCCAAGGACATCATCCGGCTGATCAACGACGTCGGGCGAGTCATCAACGACGACCCCGAGACGCGCGACAGACTGCGCGTCGTCTACCCGCCGAACTACAACGTCACGATGGCCGAGAAGCTCATCCCTGCGGCAGACCTGTCCGAGCAGATCTCGACGGCGGGCATGGAGGCCTCCGGCACCGGCAATATGAAGTTCGCGCTCAACGGAGCGCTCACGATCGGCACCCTCGACGGGGCGAACGTCGAGATCCGCGAACAGGTCGGCGCCGAGAACTTCTTCCTCTTCGGACTCACGGCCGAGGAGGTCACGGCGCGCCGCGAGCAGCCGGACCACGCACGGACGGCGATCGAGCAGAGCCAGGCGCTGCAGGATGTGCTGCAGGCTGTCGCAGAGGGCACGTTCAGCCCTGACGAACCGGGCCGCTACGGCAGTCTCCTCGACCACCTGTGGACCAGCGACTGGTTCCTCGTCGCCGCTGATTTCGACGCTTACAATTCATCCCAGGAGCTGGTAGACAGGACGTACCGCGATCCGCAGCGGTGGCAACGCATGGCGGTGCTGAACATGGCTCGGGTCGGCTGCTTCAGTTCCGATCGCGCCATAGGCCAATACATGAAGGAGATCTGGGACCTCCCTCCGGCGCAGTGA
- a CDS encoding DEAD/DEAH box helicase, with amino-acid sequence MSTPTVETPDTPDSVESPEQTETPENAPQQVEQQDQSQVEKPAEPEQEAPKQEGPRFVDLGLDPRVLAVTERLGYETPSPIQAQTIPLLNQGRDVVGLAQTGTGKTAAFALPALTHMARAADAGEVGTAPQTLVLAPTRELALQVAEAFSTYAADIDGLTVLPIYGGAPYGPQLSGLRRGANVVVGTPGRVIDHLSRGSLDLSEIQHLVLDEADEMLRMGFAEEVDQILEQTPADKQTALFSATMPRAIRRISADYLNDPVEVSVKSTTSTSSTINQRYVQVRHSSKLEALTRIMETEAHDAAIVFVRTRSATEEVANRLSARGFRATAINGDIPQKLREATVDNLRNGRVDVLVATDVAARGLDVERISHVFNYDIPLDTESYVHRIGRTGRAGRSGQAVLFVTPRERRLLRAIEKATRQKVEPMSMPTVADVNASRLQRFSERITQTLSSEDLEEYRGLVSSYVSEQNTPAEDVAAALVAMVHDGRPLLLDEKGSDELVREAERAGRERDDDRAERGPRSDRGDRGPRAPREAGPGNSMYKIALGRRDGVAPGHIVGAIANEAGLPAKKIGGIDIRNTHSLVELPEHLSSDQWEALAKTRIGGELIRLEKDSGAGSRGGDRGGDRGGDRGGDRGARSGHRKGGFGGDKADRQRKPRWR; translated from the coding sequence ATGAGCACACCCACCGTTGAGACGCCGGACACCCCCGATTCCGTCGAGAGCCCAGAGCAGACCGAGACCCCGGAGAACGCCCCGCAGCAGGTCGAGCAGCAGGATCAGTCGCAGGTCGAGAAGCCGGCCGAGCCCGAGCAGGAGGCTCCGAAGCAGGAGGGCCCCCGTTTCGTGGACCTGGGCCTGGACCCTCGTGTCCTGGCCGTCACCGAGCGGCTCGGCTACGAGACCCCCTCGCCGATCCAGGCGCAAACCATCCCGCTGCTGAACCAGGGCCGTGACGTCGTCGGCCTGGCCCAGACCGGCACCGGCAAGACCGCAGCGTTCGCACTGCCGGCCCTGACTCACATGGCTCGTGCCGCCGACGCCGGCGAGGTGGGCACCGCCCCGCAGACGCTGGTCCTCGCCCCCACCCGTGAGCTGGCCCTGCAGGTGGCGGAGGCATTCTCCACCTACGCCGCCGACATCGACGGCCTCACCGTGCTCCCCATCTACGGCGGTGCGCCCTACGGCCCGCAGCTGTCCGGCCTGCGCCGTGGTGCCAACGTCGTGGTGGGCACTCCCGGCCGTGTGATCGACCACCTCTCCCGCGGGTCGCTGGACCTCTCCGAGATCCAGCACCTGGTGCTCGACGAGGCCGACGAGATGCTGCGCATGGGCTTCGCCGAGGAGGTCGACCAGATCCTGGAGCAGACTCCTGCTGACAAGCAGACCGCGCTGTTCTCGGCGACGATGCCGCGGGCCATCCGCCGGATCTCTGCCGACTACCTCAATGACCCGGTGGAGGTCTCGGTCAAGTCGACCACGTCGACCTCGTCGACCATCAACCAGCGCTACGTGCAGGTCCGTCACTCCTCCAAGCTGGAGGCGCTGACCCGCATCATGGAGACCGAGGCGCACGACGCCGCCATCGTCTTCGTGCGCACCCGCTCGGCCACCGAAGAGGTCGCCAACCGGCTGAGCGCCCGCGGCTTCCGTGCCACGGCCATCAACGGTGACATCCCGCAGAAGCTGCGCGAGGCCACCGTGGACAACCTGCGCAACGGTCGGGTGGACGTGCTTGTCGCCACCGACGTCGCCGCCCGCGGGCTCGACGTCGAGCGGATCAGTCACGTGTTCAACTACGACATCCCGCTCGACACCGAGTCCTATGTGCACCGCATCGGGCGCACCGGCCGCGCCGGACGCTCCGGCCAGGCCGTGCTGTTCGTGACTCCGCGGGAGCGGCGCCTGCTGCGGGCCATCGAGAAGGCCACCCGTCAGAAGGTGGAGCCGATGTCCATGCCGACGGTGGCCGATGTGAACGCCTCGCGTCTGCAGCGGTTCTCCGAGCGGATCACCCAGACGCTCTCCTCCGAGGACCTGGAGGAGTACCGCGGGCTGGTGAGCTCCTACGTGTCCGAGCAGAACACCCCGGCCGAGGATGTGGCCGCCGCCCTGGTGGCGATGGTCCACGACGGGCGTCCGCTGCTGCTGGACGAGAAGGGCTCCGACGAGCTGGTCCGCGAGGCCGAGCGTGCGGGCCGGGAGCGCGATGACGACCGTGCTGAGCGCGGTCCGCGCTCCGACAGGGGTGACCGGGGCCCGCGTGCTCCTCGCGAGGCTGGGCCGGGCAACTCCATGTACAAGATCGCCCTGGGGCGTCGCGACGGCGTGGCACCCGGTCACATCGTCGGAGCCATCGCGAACGAGGCGGGCCTGCCGGCGAAGAAGATCGGCGGGATCGACATCCGCAACACCCACTCGCTGGTGGAGCTGCCTGAGCACCTCTCCAGCGACCAGTGGGAGGCGCTGGCCAAGACGCGGATCGGCGGCGAGCTGATCCGTCTGGAGAAGGACTCCGGCGCCGGAAGCCGTGGTGGTGACCGTGGTGGTGACCGTGGTGGCGACCGCGGAGGCGATCGTGGTGCGCGCAGCGGGCACCGCAAGGGCGGTTTCGGCGGCGACAAGGCAGACCGTCAGCGCAAGCCGCGTTGGCGCTGA
- a CDS encoding MOSC domain-containing protein — protein MSLGPVSSPTCLAAAAERLGMTGTVDAVCVVDQLVRDDAGPVGVTGIDKRPVEGAVRVRTLGLHGDVQADRKHHGGEEKAVYAYAAADAAWWAEQLGQGVPPGSFGENLRISGADGEGFDVDGAYPGERWRVGERLILEVTRPRIPCATFGRWMEQPGWVKRFLQAGRPGTYLRVVTPGMIAAGDQVEVISVAEVPELTIRELALAKGPTAARPND, from the coding sequence ATGAGTCTCGGCCCTGTCTCCTCACCGACCTGTCTCGCAGCCGCCGCCGAGCGGCTGGGCATGACCGGCACCGTGGACGCCGTCTGCGTGGTGGATCAGTTGGTCCGCGACGACGCCGGCCCTGTCGGGGTCACCGGCATCGACAAGCGCCCCGTCGAGGGGGCAGTCAGGGTGCGCACCCTCGGCCTGCACGGTGACGTCCAGGCCGATCGGAAGCACCACGGGGGCGAGGAGAAGGCCGTGTACGCCTACGCGGCCGCCGACGCCGCCTGGTGGGCCGAGCAGCTCGGTCAGGGGGTCCCGCCTGGCAGCTTCGGCGAGAACCTGCGGATCTCCGGGGCCGATGGTGAGGGCTTCGACGTCGACGGCGCCTACCCCGGTGAGCGCTGGCGTGTGGGGGAGCGGCTGATCCTGGAGGTCACCCGGCCGCGCATCCCGTGTGCGACGTTCGGTCGGTGGATGGAGCAGCCGGGCTGGGTGAAGCGGTTCCTGCAGGCCGGGCGTCCCGGCACCTACCTCCGGGTCGTCACCCCAGGGATGATCGCCGCCGGAGACCAGGTCGAGGTCATCTCCGTGGCTGAGGTCCCGGAGCTCACGATCCGCGAGCTCGCCTTGGCCAAGGGCCCGACGGCGGCCCGCCCGAACGACTGA
- a CDS encoding cystathionine gamma-synthase, translating to MTHHHDDADAQRARGFSTEAIHAGQDLDEVFGAVVPPLHFSTTFAPDGIGNLRNGYDYGRAGNPTRTALQTQLAAVEGGGHAFSFGSGLAAEDALIRAVMRPGQRIVMGNDAYGGSYRLISRIHGDWGIANTPLDLSDHERVAAELDGDDATVLWVETPSNPLMTVVDVPKLAEIAHTRGALLVVDNTFATPYLQKPLTLGADIVVHSTTKYIGGHSDVVGGAVVLGSDDAAAELAEKVAFQQFAVGAVSGPLDAYLTTRGLKTLGVRMDRHCSNAQTIAEHLVDHPGVERVLYPGLPDHPGHELAKTQMSGFGGMVSLQLVGGEPAARKVAEATRLFVLAESLGGIESLMNYPHEMTHASVRGTELAVPENLLRLSVGIEDVADLIDDLDKALAGL from the coding sequence ATGACCCATCACCATGACGACGCCGACGCCCAGCGCGCCCGCGGCTTCTCCACCGAGGCGATCCACGCCGGCCAGGACCTCGACGAGGTCTTCGGCGCCGTGGTGCCGCCCCTGCACTTCTCCACCACCTTCGCCCCCGACGGGATCGGCAATCTGCGCAACGGCTACGACTACGGCCGAGCGGGCAACCCGACCCGCACCGCGCTGCAGACCCAGCTGGCCGCCGTCGAGGGCGGCGGGCACGCCTTCAGCTTCGGTTCCGGGCTGGCCGCCGAGGATGCGCTCATCCGGGCCGTGATGCGCCCGGGGCAGCGGATCGTGATGGGCAACGACGCCTACGGCGGCAGCTACCGCCTGATCAGCCGGATCCATGGCGACTGGGGCATCGCGAACACTCCGCTGGACCTCTCCGACCACGAACGGGTCGCCGCCGAGCTCGACGGTGACGACGCCACCGTCCTGTGGGTGGAGACCCCGTCCAACCCGCTGATGACCGTGGTGGACGTCCCGAAGCTGGCCGAGATCGCCCACACCCGAGGCGCGCTGCTGGTCGTGGACAACACCTTCGCCACCCCGTACCTGCAGAAGCCGCTCACCCTCGGCGCGGACATCGTGGTGCACTCCACCACCAAGTACATCGGCGGCCACTCCGACGTGGTCGGCGGTGCGGTGGTGCTGGGCTCCGACGATGCGGCGGCGGAACTGGCCGAGAAGGTCGCCTTCCAGCAGTTCGCGGTCGGCGCGGTGTCCGGGCCGCTGGACGCTTACCTGACCACACGCGGGCTGAAGACCCTCGGGGTGCGTATGGACCGGCACTGCAGCAACGCCCAGACGATCGCCGAGCACCTGGTGGACCACCCCGGCGTCGAGCGGGTGCTCTACCCGGGGCTGCCGGACCATCCCGGTCACGAGCTGGCGAAGACCCAGATGAGCGGCTTCGGCGGTATGGTCTCGCTGCAGCTGGTCGGCGGGGAGCCCGCCGCGCGGAAGGTCGCCGAGGCCACGCGCCTGTTCGTGCTCGCCGAATCGCTGGGCGGCATCGAGTCGCTCATGAACTACCCGCATGAGATGACCCACGCCTCGGTGCGCGGCACAGAGCTGGCGGTGCCGGAGAATCTGCTGCGGCTCTCCGTGGGCATCGAGGACGTCGCCGACCTCATCGATGACCTGGACAAGGCGTTGGCCGGGCTCTGA
- a CDS encoding pyridoxal-phosphate dependent enzyme, producing MRYAQSVVDLIGGTPLVKLNRVTEGISATVLVKLEYLNPGGSIKDRIALKMIEEAEDDGRLRPGGVVVEPTSGNTGVGLALVAQQKGYRSVFITVPKVAQEKRDVLRAYGADVVVGPSGVSAESPLSYYGVSDQIAAEIEGGYKPDQFSNPAAPASHYETTGPEIWEDTEGLITHLVVGAGTGGTVTGTGRYLKEVSANRETGPVRVVVADPDGSIYSGGEGRPYFVEGVGEDVWVANYDASVPDEKHAITDAESFAMARRLATEEGLLVGGSSGTAVAAALKVAAELGPDDVVVAVLPDSGRGYLGKIFNDQWMIDHGFGAVVSTSTGTEISVASQEEISAAVRDGVIGTDASPAPGTGAKDPSSTTAADVLAAKRDTVGEALPEVISIPRTTTLRDAVSVMNRYGIDIVPVIDQPGRVARIGEVYGIVDVERLSEDLIVGHADPRDEVANHLRENLPLVGITETVDQVLAKLRRDPTLLVAEDGDIVGVLTRNDLLAHLSGAEED from the coding sequence ATGAGATATGCCCAGTCCGTCGTCGACCTCATCGGCGGCACGCCGTTGGTGAAGCTCAACCGCGTCACAGAAGGAATCTCCGCCACCGTCCTGGTGAAGCTGGAGTACCTCAACCCCGGCGGGTCCATCAAGGACCGCATCGCGCTGAAGATGATCGAGGAGGCCGAGGACGACGGTCGGCTGCGCCCCGGCGGCGTCGTCGTCGAACCGACCTCCGGCAACACCGGTGTGGGGCTGGCTCTGGTGGCCCAGCAGAAGGGCTACCGCAGCGTCTTCATCACCGTGCCGAAGGTCGCCCAGGAGAAGCGTGACGTGCTGCGCGCCTACGGCGCCGACGTCGTCGTCGGGCCCAGCGGCGTCTCCGCGGAGTCACCGCTGTCCTACTACGGGGTCTCCGATCAGATCGCCGCCGAGATCGAAGGGGGCTACAAGCCGGACCAGTTCTCCAACCCCGCCGCCCCGGCCTCGCACTATGAGACCACCGGTCCGGAGATCTGGGAGGACACCGAAGGTCTCATCACCCATCTGGTGGTCGGCGCGGGCACCGGCGGCACCGTCACCGGCACTGGACGCTATCTCAAGGAGGTCTCCGCGAACCGCGAGACCGGTCCCGTGAGAGTCGTCGTCGCGGACCCCGACGGCTCCATCTACTCCGGAGGAGAGGGTCGTCCCTACTTCGTCGAGGGGGTGGGCGAGGACGTCTGGGTGGCGAACTACGACGCTTCCGTGCCGGATGAGAAGCACGCCATCACCGACGCCGAGTCCTTCGCCATGGCGCGGCGGCTCGCCACCGAGGAGGGGCTGCTGGTCGGCGGCTCCTCCGGCACCGCGGTGGCCGCAGCATTGAAGGTGGCCGCCGAGCTGGGGCCCGACGATGTCGTCGTCGCGGTGCTGCCGGACTCCGGCCGCGGATATCTCGGCAAGATCTTCAACGACCAGTGGATGATCGACCACGGCTTCGGCGCCGTGGTGTCCACCTCCACCGGCACCGAGATCAGCGTGGCCAGCCAGGAGGAGATCAGCGCGGCCGTGCGCGACGGCGTCATCGGGACCGATGCCTCGCCCGCTCCCGGCACCGGGGCCAAGGACCCGTCCTCGACGACCGCCGCCGACGTGCTCGCCGCCAAGCGCGACACTGTCGGGGAGGCGCTCCCGGAGGTGATCTCCATCCCGCGCACCACCACCCTGCGTGATGCGGTGTCGGTGATGAACCGCTACGGCATCGACATCGTCCCGGTGATCGACCAGCCCGGACGCGTGGCGCGCATCGGCGAGGTGTACGGCATCGTCGATGTGGAACGGCTCTCCGAGGACCTCATCGTCGGCCATGCCGATCCGCGCGACGAGGTGGCCAACCACCTGCGTGAGAACCTGCCGCTGGTCGGCATCACCGAGACCGTGGACCAGGTCCTGGCGAAGCTGCGCCGGGACCCGACCCTGCTGGTGGCTGAGGACGGCGACATCGTCGGAGTGCTCACCCGCAATGATCTGTTGGCGCACCTCAGCGGTGCAGAGGAGGACTGA
- a CDS encoding 3-methyladenine DNA glycosylase — MIHQPSAGSPDGELIVDLGAPYDLPRSLEIIQRGAGDPAFRVDPVGHRGGPGGTPGAGAWACFRLWSPASALEQGQVLLRLDQLDAARVRARAWCAGAEASPAELARTALARVPALLGAGDDWAGFEHLLTTSEDEQSAGLERIRRRHPGVRLPSSGQLLDQLVTVVLEQKVTHDQARHGWRQLLRRHGERPPGPAPAWMRLPLTAGQLRAVPSWEWHQMWVQPPMAATIRRVAERASALHRLAGSPAGVRSLEELAGILTAIDGVGSWTAAETLQRTHGAADLLAVGDYHLPALVGEALTGSRTDDAGMLRILRPWRGHRQRVVRLIRVSGYRHQKFGPRLSPADHRSR; from the coding sequence GTGATCCACCAGCCGAGCGCAGGGAGTCCGGACGGCGAGCTCATCGTCGACCTCGGGGCCCCCTACGACCTGCCGCGCAGCCTGGAGATCATCCAGCGCGGGGCCGGCGACCCGGCGTTCCGGGTGGATCCCGTCGGCCACCGGGGCGGCCCTGGGGGCACACCGGGTGCGGGCGCGTGGGCCTGCTTCCGCCTCTGGTCCCCTGCGTCCGCCCTGGAGCAGGGGCAGGTGCTGCTGCGCCTGGACCAGCTCGACGCCGCGCGAGTCCGGGCCCGGGCCTGGTGCGCCGGGGCGGAGGCCTCTCCGGCGGAGCTCGCCCGGACGGCGCTGGCACGTGTGCCCGCGCTGCTGGGCGCCGGGGACGACTGGGCGGGGTTCGAGCATCTGCTCACGACCTCGGAGGACGAGCAGTCAGCCGGGCTGGAACGGATCCGCCGCCGCCACCCGGGAGTGCGTCTGCCCTCCAGCGGACAGCTGCTGGATCAGCTGGTGACCGTGGTCCTGGAGCAGAAGGTCACCCATGATCAGGCCCGCCACGGGTGGCGGCAGCTGCTGCGCCGGCACGGAGAGCGCCCGCCCGGACCTGCTCCGGCATGGATGCGGCTGCCCCTCACGGCCGGGCAGCTGCGCGCGGTGCCGTCCTGGGAATGGCATCAGATGTGGGTCCAGCCGCCGATGGCGGCCACCATCCGGCGGGTGGCCGAGCGCGCCTCCGCGCTGCACCGGCTGGCGGGAAGCCCGGCCGGCGTGAGATCCCTGGAAGAGCTGGCCGGGATACTGACCGCGATCGACGGCGTCGGGTCCTGGACGGCCGCAGAGACCCTGCAGCGCACACACGGCGCCGCCGACCTGCTGGCCGTGGGTGACTATCACCTGCCCGCCCTGGTGGGCGAGGCGCTGACCGGAAGCAGGACCGACGACGCCGGCATGCTGCGGATCCTTCGCCCCTGGCGGGGACACCGCCAGAGGGTGGTGCGGCTGATCCGGGTGAGCGGATACCGGCACCAGAAGTTCGGCCCCCGGCTGAGCCCTGCGGACCACCGGAGCCGGTGA